Below is a genomic region from Fundulus heteroclitus isolate FHET01 chromosome 5, MU-UCD_Fhet_4.1, whole genome shotgun sequence.
TTTTGCATACTTTGGATTTCAGATTGATGTAAAGTTTCCACCTgcacagggttcctacagcacaaggcaagttaaattcaagactttttaagactttttaacaactactgaactgaattcacaaactttgttttgttccttactaacataaactataaatcagttttaaaaaccacaacataaccagtgccaactctttttaaCAGCTATAGTCCGgctgcaacagttttttttggttccgctatcgggacggaaccaataatggttacattgagccattcagtaaatttaaaaaaatataattgtgtcaattattttactgtttggtaaggattacaaaaataaaatcctatttatgacatggtaacaattttaagacctaagaaagattgatttaagacattttaatgctaattaaggccttagttttatattatagaattcaatgccttttaagactttttaaggatccgcaggaaccctgcTGCAGAGTCTGGATTCTCTCAGAATGTGTAGCTAACACCACCCTGGGCCTTGTCACAGTTGTACATCAATCTCTGGTCACATATTAACAAAATGCACGTTAAAACATCAAGATTTCCCAGTCAACGgaaacaagaaaagaagaagaaccaAAGCGAAACGCGATGTGAATCCAAAAATCACCGGCAGAACGGTTAAATCCGCCCCAAACTCAAAGCGCAACAAACCTGGCCCAGTAGGAGAACTCGTAGTGGAACGGGCCCGTCAGTTCGTCGGCCTTCTCCTGCATGGGGGGGCTGTCGTCTCTGCTGCCCCCCTGCTCCTCGGCCGCTCGCCGCTCTCGTTCCTGCTGCCGCAGCTGGatctcctgcagctgctgctccagcctctgctcctccaggcTGCGCAGGGGGCCCAGCACCAGCGCCGGCTCGCTCTCGATGGACGATCTGAGTGGGGGGATGGGGAGGGGAGGATCGTTAGTGGACGGAGACGCAGAGATAGAGGCGAGCAAACCGAGGCCGAAGCGCCATTTACTTAATGGTGACGGTGACGTCCAGCATCTTGTCCGTGGTGATGAGGCCGGTCATGTGGTGGCGCACGGCGGTGAGGGTCAGGATGCTGGGCGCCGAGCTGTTGCACACGGAGCGAGAAACGTGGGCGGGGCGTTCGGATGCAAAGGAAACTTGGAGCAGCGTGTCTTTACTTACGTATCGTAGGTGTAGAAGTCCTGCTCAAACTGATGGCAGGAGCGGGGGGTGACTTTGTAAACACCTGGACACgccatttttttaatgcaattaATCACTTTGCTCCAGTTTTATATTTAGCTAAGCTTGACTCAAACCTTTTGGGTCACATAAACGCTGCGGCGCAACTATGCATGAGGGAAAGGTTTGCTAGgctgggaattttttttttttttttttagcgtgcTAATTAACTGAAACTGAAACTCACCGGGTTTGGAAAGGCAGAAGCGATTGACCCCTTTGGAGAGATTGTAGACGCCGACGTTCTCGGGTTTGCTGCCGTCTTGGAAGAACTCCTGCGCCGAAGCAGATCAGACGACCACCACCATTAAacgaaaacaaataaataaataaaacacgaATAGAGCGTTCAGACGGCTGTATACACTGACCAAGGTGATGGCGTGGGAGAGGGAGCAGCGCAGGATGTAGCCGATCTGTCTGAACTCCACGCCCAAGACGTCCGAGTCCAGAACCTCCACTTCAAGGGATTTATGCTTCCAGCACCACTCTTCGTGAGAAATGCCCACTGGGAGCAGAAACGGAGGCAGAAAATGACTTCAATaactattaaaataaaaggtggaggaaagaggaaaaagaaaaaaaataaaaagaaaagtcctAGGAAGTATCTTTTCTGCGCTCCCTGAAGGGGGTATTTAAGAAAAGCTTAAGAACGTTAAGTACCAGAGCAGTCTGAGCTGCCAACACCAAACACAGAACAGATACCTCAGAGATGCCGTGTGTGCAGACGGCTCGCAGGCAAATAACAGAATGTACACTGTATGCTAAACAGGATTAGGGATGTATGGAGCAGCAGAAGGCACAGCGGAGCGATAACGCGGCTGGTATTTCGAGACAGTTATGATCTAAAGGTTTTAATTACAAACCGACTTCCAAAGAATTAGCGATGGCGTTAGATTTAAACGGAGCTGCGCATAGGAGGAAGACGTGCGTTTGCAGGCGATGCCGGGCGGACGCCGTGGGAATGAGCATCTGTTCTCCTCCAAAGTAGAGGTCCATTTTCACAGAAGatataaacacaaacatgtgaaagaggaaaataattccctgatccagaactttttttttctccatggttGCTAAACCACAAATCAGTCGTTATCGCCCCGAGGTTACAAGCTACGGCCGCAATTAGTGCCGACCCTGTAaatctgcaaaaagggaactaaaagtaagaaaaaccttcttgaaatgagtgtatttgtccttgatttcagcaggaaaatggaatatgatttttgcaTCTAAAATgggaacagttcatctccatcatctgatTTCAAGTGCGATATATCCAATTATGTTAttgtaggggtaaaaatactcattccattggcaaataattttatttacccgctcaaattaaggacaaatacactcattccaagaagatttgacttgattttagttccctttttgcggtGCAGGTAGTTGCTTGTACAGAACCTGTTCGGCAACATGTATCGAGAAATAGCACCACTTCATAGATCCacaatctaaagaaattcaagaacagatgagaaataaAGTCATGGACATCCATCAGTCCAGACTGAAACCCTTTGGactcaatagaaaaaaatatgccGTTAAGTCCAGGACACTGAAGTTACGTCGTAGACGGGTCCTCAAGCACGATGGTGAGCCAAACTTGTaaccaaagaaacaaaagagagAAGAATGTTTAGAGTAGAGTAGACTAGGAAATCTTCAAGCCTTAAGTCCGACAGAAAATAGTTCAGCAGAGAATcaactatttttttcttgaataatGATTAATTTTTATAAACAACCTTTGTATTTTCCAGGCAAAACGTCGTCAAAGTTGAAGCTGAGGACGTCGATGCTGCCGGACAGAGCCACCGTCCTCCTCTCCCCCTGCCGACTCACCGGTTGGAGGGTTACAGACAGATCGTCGCAGGAAGCTGGAAGGAACCAATGACTAAAGCATGAGCCTACAGGTAGAAGCCTTCATCAGCGTACGGCTGATGAAGAACCCGTATTAAGGACGAACTGAGGAGGCGGTTACCTAGGCAGTAAACCTTTCCTGAGACAGAGGCCATGAACTGGGTGAACAGGAGGTCTGTGAGGGGGCGGTCTACGAGCGACACCTCCAGGGTCAGAGGCTGAAGAGCGAGACCTGCTTTCACCTCAGCTTCAGGGAGAGACACCTGaacacagaaagaaagaaaaaaaatcctggcaGGTTAACCATGGTAGGTCCATATTAACAACTGTGTAATATCTGCATACGGTTTCTACGAAAGAATGAATAATACTTCCTCCAGCAAACGAGCAGGAAGTCTATTTcagcagctctttttttttgtctcgctTGTACACCCAACGGAGCAGACTGTTTAATGGACAACCTTGGCTTAGTTATGCTAACTGAGACGCGGCTATCCACTCCATTGTCCATTTCTTTATCTCTGATTGCACACTATTATCATCTCAGAACATCTAAatacacatttctgtaaatgaagcctcaaatcatcattgcacaataagcaccttattatctgtgactcatgaaggacaactagttcatacaaactcttgaatcttcatctttttaattctttaatCTTTTGACCTCtataacaggaaagaaaaaaaaaaaaacaccgtaACCCTTGTCCATTGCCTGTTTGCtggtttgtctttttcatgtggccaaaaagaaatttcatcATGGTAACACGGGCTGagaataaagaatctttgataTTTTCAATAACTGCACAATATTTTCCACTAATGCTGTAAATTTGTCTTTACTGTACCGTCTcttgtttttataattttacttTTGTGTGTCTTCATGCTTCTATTTCCAAACcacagtgctgctgctgctacacctgagtttccccactgagggacagTAATGatcatttcttttcttctaatggaaccatttcttttctctttatgATTTTCTACACATACAAAGTACTCACTTGGCTctgctcatttaaagaaaagccATTCTTCCCttgtaaaaaactttttttcttgtctaACACTGCAGGTTGGCAAAGCTTCTACATTTCTAAGTAAATGTTTATGGGCCTCCACTGAGTTCTTTTCgcaaatttacaacaaatgtAATAATTAAATTACCGTTTATCCGATTAAAGAGCCCCTGCAGAGCTGGTTTGATATAATTGTGAGAAATCCAAAAGTTACATAAGGCTCACTTGGACGCTGTAGTTCCCAGGTTTGGCCTGAAAGCAGAAGGCCCCCTGAGGGTCCGAATCGGTGGTCCAGCTGAGGGCCTTGTCCTGGCCCCGGTGGCTCAGAGTGACCTTGTAGCGGCCCTGCTGCTTCATGCCCTCAGGCAGGCGACTGATGGAGATCTGGCCACAAACGCTGAACCTGCGTTCGACCGACATCAGGAGTTTTAGAAGGAATCACATCCGGCGGTCTCTATTTAAATGAAGGAAGACAGCAAACTCACCCTGCTGTGATGATATCAGGGAGTTGGGGCGTATTGGGGGCGATCTTCACCGTGATTGGCTCAAAGAACATGAGCTCCTTGTTGACGCGAATGGTGTAGACGCCGGCCGTCATGTTCTCCAACCGGAAGGAGCCGTCCTCCTTGCTGACAACTGCAGGAACGacaggaaggaggaggacgcAGCCTAAGAAGGTGTTTACTACCAGAAAACTACCAGACACTACCATAccggtgtttttctttttatgctgGTTCTATGAAGCCGCGGCACAGGAACCATGTGGTCAAACTGCAAATTAAGAATATCTTTTGTTTGCCTGTTGGGGAAGTTTCTTATATGGTCACCACCCAGGGCGGCACACAGTCAAGGGGTGGCACAACAGAAGAACTCAAGATGTGCCTTGAATGAGGCTTCGGATGCTTGCTATTCTAGTCCATGGAGAGTAAAATATCTTGCACAGTGTATGTTTGTAAGAAACCACGGTCACATGGTGGCTGATGGTGCAGAGGTTTGTGTCGAGGGTCACAGGCTTCTAATTTGGGACTAAACGAAGGCGTCTAAGTGGTTTGATTTACAATTATATAACTGAAACTGAATGCAAACTATTGTAATTTGGGGACGGAATCCTGAAAATCAATCCCACAGATAATCCTCTTTATAGCAAATGTTACACTTGACAAAACAAAGTCAGACCGTTTCTCCTGGAAAGTGTCAAAGGCAGAATTATCTAATGGACTACCAGACAGAGAGAGTCCGTTGGTCTCTTGGTTTCCACCGCAGCACCCAAGCTTCACATTAAACTTGGTAGCATGATGTTGGGAGGCACCTGCTCGGTTCTCGATCTAATCTGGAGGCCACttgaagtttggaggtctgtagcTTTTTACCTGGTCTCCCACTTCTGTCCAGAAATGTTTtagccagtgttgtagtactcgaagtccgagactcgaactcgagtcagagtcattagctaaatttagagactcgtgacttgacttggacttgagcactgatgactcgaacttggactcgtacattcagatcattctgactcggaaattgagaaaaagactcgacttttttttttttatatcatcaggctataattttaatatgtcattagaatattatttggtgtatgattttaaaatctaaattattagtgcaatgtggtggagtgtggattttttttttagtttaaaaacatgtaggctatgcttactttagtgcggaacttggactcgacttgatcaatagtgactcgacttggacttgactcggactcggattttttttaatgacttgtaCTTGACTCGGatttgaacactggagactcgaacctggactcggactcgaggcatagtgacttgactacaacactggttttAGCTAGGCTTCCTGCAAGCCTAGCTTCTGGATTTTATACACGCGCGGCCACAAAAATCATCTGAACACAATGATTTTGAGGAGCGACACAATACCTTTGGCCATTTGGTGCAATTAAGAACTTTTCACACGTGACACAAAACGAGACGTAACGCTCCAACGCTTACCCTTGATCTGATTGTTGAGCGAGACGGCGGCGTCGGGCACGCCCTCCCCGTCGGCACTGTTGAGGACTCGGCCCGTCACAGAAAAGCCCATCACGCGGAAGATGGGCTGAACACAGAGCGACATACACAGCCTTACAGCACGTCCTTAGACACAGCATGTTAGTGTGCATAAATGTCGGTGCTGAATAAGATCTGCTGGTTTGTCTTCAACAAACACGAGGGAACAGGAGATTTCAGCTTTCAAATGTCATAGTAGTGGATTAATAACGCAAGTTCACTCTAATGTGGACTTTGGTTTATAAGATAAACCAAAGTGTTCCTTTCTCTGCCCAACTCTTATCAAATCAACCACAAAGCAAATGGAAAATGGATTCTGCGTTTGAACTTTTTACCTCGAGCTTCAAGCTGTTGTGCTCCACCTTGAAGTTCATCCTAGAGGGTGCGACATCGAAAGTGATCCTTTCTCCTCTGTAGAAAGGCACCTGGCccgggaggaggaggacagaaaATACACACATTAAACAGACgtttttattactttgaaaCAATCTGATCACAATGTTGGTAATGTATATTCTTTATTGTTATCATTGTTAATATTGTTCTCATAGAATGTGTGATTCTTGCTGGAGAATCAAGCTGCTAGCTCAGAGGGGTTGGGTGGTTATACAGTATAGGGAAGTATCAGAGTCTTAAAACACCTTTGGTCTTTGTTGTAAAAATTGAGCAAGTAGGATGTGGCGGCATCTAGTGGTCTAAACTGAAAACTGCAAACGTTTGAAAATacatatggcttaaaaataaccCTGAAAACGACTGTACGCTTATGTGAAAAGATGTCACTACATGATGCTTTAATGGAAGCGATTAAACATTAAATCCGGGTCACATAGCATGACCCCAATGAGAAACGGTCCTGATTTTAACCTTAAAGTTAAACAGGAACATTAAGTCTATACGGTCCTGAGTTAGACCTACACATTTAGATTTAGACCAAACAAAGCTCTCCGGtctaaaagtgctgaaggcaattagttttttttcccatattaTTCTTTCCTGTTAACTGTTGGGAAGCTTTATTGCCTCAAAGCATTCACTGCCATCTTGAAatctttctcttttgtttttcttactttctattttattttttaccagcgCTGATAttattctgacaaaaaaaaaacgcaaaataATTAGGCAATGTCTGCAAAAGGAATGACTTACTGCTGTGTGTATGTGCGCGAGGTTCAGCCAGCTCTTTCAATAAGAAATTTCACATGAaacaatttcaataaaatgttttaaataactaCATTTAGTCCTTCAGGCAGGACAAAAAAAGTGTAACTCGCTCCCATGTAAAAGCATAACCCCGCTCTtagacaaatttgaaaaactcCACCAAAGTGAAGTCTTTGTGAAGCCCAGCGGGTCACAGTCTTATTAGTGCTAccgaggcagtggaggacagcaTCGGTCCAACTATATAATATATTGAAATCCAGGGCGGGATCAACAACAGCTTGGGGCCTGGATGATTCATTTGCAAAGTGGAACCGGAGTGTGGTtgatctcctctctgctctgactgcaggtttCAGGAAGAGGCAGCAGCAGTCTGCCTGTGAGACCGCACTGAGGGAGTAGGGTGCTGCCTTAAGACATTTAACTGCATTACAACTGGTGCTTTTACGAAAATTTGCCAACAGCAGGTAAAAAGTCGGCAGATTTGTTGCTAgtcacctttttttaaaaaaagaaaaaaaaaacagtctgtaaAAGGGTCTGAAAAGTGCAGCAGCTACGGAGGCACAAGACAGagctgtttgttgttgttttttttcctcagatgtagctgcttttataccccacagtgACAGAGCTACTGACAGTTTCTCCAAATTCAATCACAAAGACTTTTAAACCAATAGCAATGCAGATTCGAAATTTAACCCAAGACCACCCTAGGAGGGCGCCATACGGGTTaatttagacacaaaagcaggattttaacaaatatgcactaatttgtcaaaataatgaccaataTATGTAACCagcactataagacaaccatgttagcagtttATCGGCACAAAATtgttgatttgggggtgagctaccatttaaaaacagcttctgtaaagtaacttttaaaaagcaaagttttCTTAATTTATGATTCACAATAAAAGCGTTCAGCTGACAAAAGGCCCTTTAGTAGTAAAAAGTGTATTAGTTGCAGAAGTTGCTCCCAAAAGCGTATGTTCAggaaaatagacctaaaaaatATTTCCTAGTTAAGCCCTGGACTCCCATcctgatgaataaaaaaatgtgtgctcCAACGCCACCCAGATGAACTGCCTTaagcaaaataacacaaataaaatggaGCTCTTTAGACTATTGTGCGTACCGTTTAAACGGTTACACAGAGTTTACTGATGAGGCTCAGCTGTAGTTTTAAACCTCGCTGATTGACGATTAGACGGAATGGAGGCAGTGATCGGGCTCTGTGGCCGTTTTTAGCAAAGAGAAAAGCAGGAGAACGTACAACGGTGTACTCGCCGCTGGCCAGCGACGGGAAAGTAAAGGTGCCGTCGTTCCTCGACTGAGTGCTGCACAGGTAGACGAGGGAGCTGCCCTCGTGATCAGCGCCGTCCACGGGGGACGTGTTGCAGCCAGCGATGTCCtggaaatgaataaaaattagCCGTTTCATTCGGCAAGTGCCACTTTATAATCAACATAATCTTAAAGGTTACAAATAAGTACATGTTCAAGAGTTCACTGCGAATTTATGACGGATGTTTCTACGGTGTTTAGGCTTTAAATATGGAGCTGGACAGATCAATGCaaggatgaacagatggatggataaatggaaaATGGGATGAACAAATGCATGCATAGAGGAATGAActgcagaaataataaaaatggatggatgggtggatggatgaataaaccAATAAATAGAGATTTTTTAGACAGCGGCCAAGGTATAACATcttgaaacatatatttttccatgtttttatttagttttctatgCCCTTCCAAATGTTGCTAATACTCAAACTAAATGTCATAGATTTTTCAGACTTTGTAGGAatcatcattatatatatatatatatatatatatatatatatatatatatatatatatatatatatatatatatatatatatatatatatatatatatatatatatatatatacacacacacatacacaaacacacacaactaACAACAATAGGACCATTTTATATCTGGAAAAGCAACTTATGGACACATTCCAGTTTCTTTTGTATTCATATCTTTGGATTCCACTAAAATGTTGGTCATCTTTTACAAAGGTAAAGCCAAAAACTGATACCTTTTGGGTTTAGTTTGAAAGACAAGAACTTTATGATCCAGTTTTACTCCCGTCTGTTGGAAACATGCTGAATAACTTGGGTTTACCTCTTTCCTGACCGTGGCCGAGTACAGCAGGAAGGTGACCTCCTTCATGGGCTCTCCATCACTGCGGACCTCCCCAGAGACGTCGTAGCCTCCGACCACCAGCTGCTCAGTGGCCAGAGCGTTGGCGTTGGAGACGAGCACGGCGGTCTTACTCTGCGCGTAGACAGGAAAGGTTGCTGCGTCAGGCTTAGTGAAGGGGTAGCAGGACCGCCCTGTCAGGGACAGCGTGTCGAGGAGATCATTAGAGAGAACCACGCTGACCTGACAAGGAACCTTATCAGCACAGCAAGGAAGTGAACAatgaagcgttttttttttaccctcaatTTACTGTTCAACCTGGATTTAGAATATCAATTAAAACCTCTAAAGCTGCCCTTATTCAGATATGAGCgattaatttcaataaaaaaaaaaattatatcgcaccaattcacaacacgtcacctcaagacactttacaaagtcgatTCTAATCACGTGTAACGTTTTCAAAGATATGGCTTAGCAGCCATATCAATGCAGCCATACGCTGTAAACAATGTCTTATTACAAGTGGCGAGAAATTATAGCTGTTGTGAAAACAGGCGTACCACAAGGCTCAGGTTTTggcccactttttttttttttctttttctttttttttttttttgcttaaaccACATCGTGTTCTGGTCCAGATTTCCAGATGTATGATTATTTATACAGTTGGTAAATCGTACAATCTATTGCTGCATAATATGTGATCTCAAGTCTCAGGttcaatgtgaaaaataaagaaaagaaaatgttttttctacagTTGCTTGATTTTTAGTTTACTGTTTTGATTTGAATGCAAAGTGGGAAACTTAAACAGGTTTCAGAAGTGAAACATGCTGGCATCCTGTTATTTAGAATTTGACAAGCGTACCAAGATGGTGAGCAAAGCTGCGCAACCAAATTGCCTTtggtgcagtaaaaaaaaaaaaagaacaatgaaTTGTCCCTTTAAGGATCTGCTCAACTTGATTAACTCTTTATTTTTAGGTCCCATGTCGGTCTTGCTGATGAatagtgttttaaaatatgattttggAAAGCTTCAACAACAAATCTGAccataaatgtaaacatttgtaATTTCAACTGCATTGGAAAGGCAAAGTCAAGTTATCTTAGTGGTCGTTCTTAATATTGATACAGATATATCATCAAAACTAACAGTGCAAATCCGACACCAATTTTCTAAATCATTTGCAGACATAGAGCTATCCTCACAAGATGCAGCCATTTATCCAAAATCTACCTAGCTTGATAAAATGACAGCACCAAAAAAATGTTCCTACGTTAAATTACACCAACCTTCTCCAGAGACCAAGAGGGATGGGTGGCTGTGATATCATAACTTCCAGGGAGCACTTTGAAGAAGGTGTACCTGCATTAACAAGTAAAAGAAGAAAGCTGAAGTCTTTTTCATAGCAGATAATTGCACCGGCTCCCTTTCTGCAGAGGTATTTGTGTAAAACGTTGTTAAACACGGAGTTACGGGGGCGCTTACTTTCCTCCGGGCTGTGTGAAAACGCTCTTGAGTTTCTCCTCTGATCCCGCTCGGCTCAGTTTGACTTCAACTCCAGCGGGGCCCAGGGGGTGGCCCTTACTCAGAACCTAGGCAGACATTACACAGGGGGAACAAAATATTACAGCAGAAGCAGCTCTGAAACTGCACCTCATAACCATGTCGGAGGAGCATTAGCTTGCCTtcaactaagaaaaaaaataaaaaaaacagcctggaTACACAGTTGTATTATTTAATCGTGCGTACTTATTTCGTAAAAGCAGCACTGCGAACCAATCAGAAATCAGACTTTGCAAACACGTATTACTTCCCTACCAAGACTCTTGAAGaacatttaaactatttttgttccaCGCATGATGATCCTGAGGTTGTCGAAACTATGCAACCTTAAAACTCTCattacagaattttttttttctgcattttttttttttcgtttactGAATGCAGGCGAAGGATCGCTTTCTGAACTGATTGTAGATTTCTTAGATTGAACGGATTCTTGGGTTTTTCGGCACACAATTTTATGTCCCAAACCTTGACTTCTGCTTCCTGCCGGAAAGATTTTGTTATCTAGCAATAAAAGTCACCTCTGATAAGTCAAGTGTTTTGAAACCATGTttctctgaaaaaaacaacaaaaaaaaaaaaaacagctaaatctgttttgacatttattcagtaatacGCCACAACCACATTTTTAAGATATGAGTCAGATGACATCACAATGGGGTCGTTTCTTGGAGCTGCCATACACCGATTGAGGTGACCCGACATTATGAGAACAACGAAGAAGCCTGATCAAAATGTTCCTgttgcagaaatgttttgttcGCCAAACATCCTATTACTTGATACTCTGCATTTCTTTAATGAAAGAGATAAGCAACTTGGAATCACATGCTTTGATGACTAAATAGACATCATGTTGTAATCCTGTTCAGTTTCTGTTACCTCTATACATGCCATGCAGcacatttttttgtattgcCACACTTTGAGTTGGTGAGTGATATTCTTGGGGGGGGTGAGTTACCAAGACAGGAACTGAAAGGTCAACGCTCAAGGAAAACGTGAAATTCTATTAGTCAAGAAAAGCCTTATTAACATAGATAACACTGCAGGTATAAGCTCTTTAGTTGCAAACTTGCTCATTTGCACCTCAGGAAAACATCGCACACACtggggctgtgcataaaaattgatacaaagattaatattgatggttttaaaaattatttaatatcgATACTCTGGCTTTCGATATCGATATaaacctcccaacccctagggggcgttattacagcgcgcCATCACTGTTCACAGagaggaagtgcaagtgagatgAATTTGCGgaatggccgacaggattttagaggcgcctttgtccctaaaatcagacgtttgggcacatttttggtttctgtgatacattaaatgcattgaatcaaatgcactttattttcctggtaatatatcagtgttccataaattgaacataaatataatatttgacTGGTTTTGTTCATAGAATGACTTTGTGCATTAATTGGAAAGTATTAAATATCGATactggagtcaaatcaaatcaagctgagctgtatcgagaatcgtatcgaattgTTCATGTTCCTTTAGTGTCAAATCAAGTGCAGCATAGGAAATGTTAAACTGAAATGGTGACATTATAGGTATGGGAGAGGACCAAAAGAGAGAGGAAGGCAGAGAATATGAAACCATTAACAACCGCCATTGGAAAGAAAGGGCAGAGGATTTAGAAAACTGTACATATAGTACACATGAACCAGTCAACAGACTCAAGCTTCTCCATCGCACCGTTGCTGCGCACTGGagctcagctggctgaaagaaggcttcAACAGTGTTCCCTTGCTAACAAGAAAGACAAATGGGGCGTTTAGGAATCATTTCTGGTCgcaggaaacaaaaacagcataaaatcgttttccatgttttttttcacatgaacCAACCACCTACCCAAGCAGAAGGCCTGAATAAGTAACC
It encodes:
- the nomo gene encoding nodal modulator 1, which encodes MLRITIRADVGSFWFLFCVVYTQVLAGSSEDIVVACGGFVKSDVEINYSLIEIKLYTKQGSLKYQTDCAPINGYFMIPLYDKGDFVLKIEPPLGWSFEPTSVDLHVDGVSDICTKEEDINFVFTGFSVSGAVLSKGHPLGPAGVEVKLSRAGSEEKLKSVFTQPGGKYTFFKVLPGSYDITATHPSWSLEKSKTAVLVSNANALATEQLVVGGYDVSGEVRSDGEPMKEVTFLLYSATVRKEDIAGCNTSPVDGADHEGSSLVYLCSTQSRNDGTFTFPSLASGEYTVVPFYRGERITFDVAPSRMNFKVEHNSLKLEPIFRVMGFSVTGRVLNSADGEGVPDAAVSLNNQIKVVSKEDGSFRLENMTAGVYTIRVNKELMFFEPITVKIAPNTPQLPDIITAGFSVCGQISISRLPEGMKQQGRYKVTLSHRGQDKALSWTTDSDPQGAFCFQAKPGNYSVQVSLPEAEVKAGLALQPLTLEVSLVDRPLTDLLFTQFMASVSGKVYCLASCDDLSVTLQPVSRQGERRTVALSGSIDVLSFNFDDVLPGKYKVGISHEEWCWKHKSLEVEVLDSDVLGVEFRQIGYILRCSLSHAITLEFFQDGSKPENVGVYNLSKGVNRFCLSKPGVYKVTPRSCHQFEQDFYTYDTSAPSILTLTAVRHHMTGLITTDKMLDVTVTIKSSIESEPALVLGPLRSLEEQRLEQQLQEIQLRQQERERRAAEEQGGSRDDSPPMQEKADELTGPFHYEFSYWARAGEKITVTPSSKELLFYPPEVEATITGESCPGRLVDIVGHAGLFLEGRVSPELQGVEISITERGASAPLITVATNEMGAYSVGPLHSDRLYDISASKEGFVLTPVEGTPGDFKAFALAGVTFKITTDDRQPLSGVLLSLSGGHFRSNLLTQDTGLLTFNNLSPGQYYFKPMMKEFRFEPASQMITVEEGQNLSIDITGIKTAYSCYGAVQSLSGDAERDVAVEAVGQGDCSLYSEDTVTDEEGRFRLRGLLPGCKYRIQLRAEGNDHIERALPQHRAIEVGSSDIDGVIIIAFRQINQFDLSGNIITSPEHLPTLSVKLYKSDNLDNPINTVSLGQSLFFHFPPLDRDGESYVLMLYSTLSRSQYDFTLPQVSFTSAGYHKHITLPFNPARKVPDQDVAQGSYIALPLTLLLLLAAYNHEKVIPLLLQLVNRIQGVRSMSQTSTDGAALDEAKRQAKRQKVRRT